One window from the genome of Plasmodium reichenowi strain SY57 chromosome 8, whole genome shotgun sequence encodes:
- a CDS encoding putative membrane protein (conserved Plasmodium membrane protein, unknown function), protein MDLYQEEIYNRANVNVSVIVHDNIKEVIIKNLENNMTDKNIIINNYNYNDIIKINNIPKDNVKDEEKGILSLWLKKIKVVSSVIILCVDWQHIYSQQNTQSNSKDIILKENKNTERKSSYIRKESIINEGIHKMGDMNCYGNIDNYGDMNCYGNIDNYGNIDNYGNVDNYGNVDNYGNVDNYGNVDNYGNVDNCGNVDNYGNIDNYGNVDNYGNIDNYGNIDNYDNVNNYNNRDGYNKPNSSSNIYNFHNMNNSYGDINMDDNNFCFVQNEEYMNKINEELLNRIEEINKIIMKRKKVCKIILLVILPENTKNTEDYIKHISLLNCENISAIFITLGLKEIHNKIKKLDNLLKDCVTTFFKQYIINYERKSNINLLSFFKYNFKKAYILEMLEKYDESMKIYVNLCKVFYEHIGDNVFSDLLEYFNYVIFFNCVSIRMIYIYLYFKDIKKSIHHIYTHNKIIELTLIKNKPMLNEEENQMGVEDFFNIFNIYNEKKENKFFVNQIKYKKNDHVHNNNSYYDDEEKLLLLNINKLKEKNIDILLLLYNKILKEYLYYNLLSCVYFYFYRIIKNFQIYIQDIVLYGIYCCFFIYNKIKAVKKKDNLIEHFPHSYIIYFKMDSISFLYDFILNFLIELFRIIKINQINSLSLIILYFLCTIYYEQKKYLFCAFLLLEFFTHQKDDFILNWLDVQYLKDEKYDEGVFLCSLRRFKEDIECKRRRNNVAYEPLVYLLLNSLGFLLYHENIKMGVEDDQKELQFFNVDKKEYETLFVEICFDYLNILIRNKKNNEKEDFTKFMRNYFDMVKCNLYMNKDINLCLYSINVDMFYVFLESDGNNNNNNKNKNKNNLYAFLEIKDKYLHEHDYNNFIFLPFFVISINDDKKYFTYIYDDTFEDRTFFFCIDTNEDDMINKLNLDIQNVKNRKINDNIQHNDPYLCKFMDRKKNMVVSFIISEWKNEMNVDYVELYLFIFNQLIRIRVDKIYVSHFKKKYMELCNDEKQNVGTNNRYDDNFIVNSVYGSSYKENTHGINNNNNNNNNSNSNNSINNSNNNSNNNINQKNEIKEIDEKCSFGHVLDTFNKYDINNVEEKKIFPIKNRNSLGNNKIDYYKLKDGIYINKYENKIIYNKDKYLYKTSLLKYVNYYIYTRNDKLYLNEYNISYIFIKYSTYIENFELNFSFVIDDIDHVDFYLLSNEKNVINIHKLKNRQNITLRGRKGMYKWYNNNADTVLYNDKEEKEKEKEKYNMETKKKKNYIHIDDGNETEDISDCNSSLSSDTEEYNSYSDDNNYVDSNSINHHHHNNNDNYTRGELEISNSFYQLINQNVHDNIYDDKHVLFDGNIFFFEIEGDKKMKNNIKKSGVKKKIHGRSNFNNNCYMLYEQWKIKMRKQRNKEDEYDEKKIGYNDNINHANGYISNTFFSFYKDKKEKLLCIPFIIRPRDLKNVRINFEFLFKNIYFKDELKYALNYFVEPSLITIVTRMNMRKDDEENDLINNEGEDNIQEGIISSQNNDTIKENIYKDILDKDLFFSISYYLYIHNNNINKIHLVDIENIKTDNIIKMEYKNTYCDFLKTNKKHLYIKYQLNYGSMFFPFNIIFKKLIFTNMIKLPYEDYIESINNKIKLQNEHKKSKIKIDLIYSKIVKCNELFTIEAVITNKTNITEEVIIFLYDLPKEKVKKKKKKKLASQNKVKRKSQMSIIYDEKKIYEYNEINKNNDNINNDNMNNVDIDNYNTNNYNVNKRNTFFNTPDYESSSGDYTSCSSSYSSYNMEYLINQDEYLLDDENGDATRNELHMNNIFNNVSEKKYIISGIRSMKNILLPYQTLHIHWSFIPLTYGLITLPNVLIKRKTKVKNNVNVFASKDIQILVI, encoded by the exons ATGGACTTGTACCAAGAAGAAATATACAATAGAGCAAATGTAAATGTGAGCGTTATCGTtcatgataatataaaagaggttataataaaaaatcttgagaataatatgaccgataagaatataataataaataattataattataatgatattatcaagattaataatataccaAAGGATAATGTTaaagatgaagaaaaaggaatattatccttatggttaaaaaaaataaaagtcGTATCATCtgttataattttatgtGTTGACTGGcaacatatatatagtCAACAGAATACACAATCTAATTCAaaagatattattttgaagGAAAATAAGAATACCGAAAGGAAAAGTAGTTATATTCGTAAGGAAAGTATTATAAATGAGGGGATACACAAAATGGGTGATATGAATTGTTATGGTAATATAGATAATTATGGTGATATGAATTGTTATGGTAATATAGATAATTATGGTAATATAGATAATTATGGTAATGTAGATAATTATGGTAATGTAGATAATTATGGTAATGTAGATAATTATGGTAATGTAGATAATTATGGTAATGTAGATAATTGTGGTAATGTAGATAATTATGGTAATATAGATAATTATGGTAATGTAGATAATTATGGTAATATAGACAATTATGGTAATATagataattatgataatgtaaataattataataacagAGATGGTTATAATAAGCCTAATAGCTctagtaatatatataatttccataatatgaataattcttatggagatataaatatggatgataataatttttgttttgtaCAGAATGAAGAATAcatgaataaaataaacgAAGAATTATTAAACAGAATTgaagaaattaataaaataataatgaaaagaaaaaaagttTGTAAGATAATTTTATTAGTTATATTACCAGAAAATACGAAAAATACAGAAGATtatattaaacatataagTTTGTTAAATTGTGAGAATATTAGTGCcatatttattactttgggtttaaaagaaatacataataaaataaaaaaattagataatttattaaaagattGTGTTActactttttttaaacaatatataataaattatgaaaGGAAAAGcaatataaatttattatcattttttaaatataattttaaaaaagcATATATTTTAGAAATGTTAGAGAAATATGATGAAAGcatgaaaatatatgtaaatttaTGTAAGGTATTTTATGAACATATTGGTGACAATGTTTTTTCAGATTTATtagaatattttaattatgtcatattttttaattgtgTAAGTATACgtatgatatatatatatttatattttaaagatataaagaaaagtatacatcatatatatacacataataAGATAATAGAATTaacattaataaaaaataaaccCATGTTGAATGAGGAGGAAAATCAAATGGGTGTTGAagatttttttaatatatttaatatatataatgaaaagaaagaaaataaattttttgtaaatcagataaaatataaaaaaaatgatcatgttcataataataattcttattatgatgatgaagaaaaattattattattaaatataaataaattaaaagaaaagaatatagatatcttattattattatataataaaatattaaaagaatatttatattataatttactttcatgtgtatatttttatttttatcgaattattaaaaactttcaaatatatatacaagaTATAGTACTTTATGGTATATAttgttgtttttttatatataacaaaataaaagcTGTTAAGAAAAAAGACAACCTTATAGAGCATTTCCCACattcttatataatatattttaagaTGGATAGTATATCgtttttatatgattttattttaaattttctgATTGAATTATTTCgtataataaagataaacCAAATAAATAGTTTATCcttaataattttatactttttatgtaccatatattatgagcagaaaaaatatttattttgtgcCTTTTTACTTTTGGAATTTTTTACTCACCAAAAGGatgattttatattaaattgGCTGGATGTCCAATATTTGAAAGATGAGAAATATGACGAGGGCGTATTTCTGTGTAGTCTCAGGAGGTTCAAGGAGGATATTGAATGTAAAAGGAGAAG GAATAATGTCGCCTATGAACCCTTGGTATACCTACTTTTAAATTCATTAGGTTTTTTGCTATATCAtgagaatataaaaatggGTGTCGAGGATGATCAGAAGGAGTTGCAATTTTTTAATGTGGATAAGAAAGAATATGAAACATTATTTGTTGAAATATGTTTTGATTActtgaatatattaattaggaataagaaaaataatgagAAAGAAGattttacaaaatttaTGAGGAATTATTTTGATATGGTGAAAtgtaatttatatatgaataagGATATTAATTTATGTCTTTATAGTATAAATGTAGATATGttttatgtttttcttGAGAGTgatggtaataataataataataataagaataagaataagaataatttGTATGCCTTTTTAGAAATAAAGGATAAATATTTACACGAACATGATTacaataattttatatttttacctttttttgttatttcAATAAATGATgacaaaaaatattttacatatatatatgatgatacATTTGAAGATAGGAcgtttttcttttgtatTGATACCAATGAAGATGATATGATTAATAAACTTAACTTGGACATACAGAATGTTAAGaatagaaaaataaatgataatatacAACATAACGATCCttatttatgtaaatttatggatagaaaaaaaaatatggtTGTAAGCTTTATTATTTCAGAATGGAAGAATGAAATGAATGTTGATTATGTTGaattatatctttttatatttaatcaACTCATAAGAATTCGTgttgataaaatatatgtttctCATTTTAAGAAGAAGTACATGGAATTATGTAATGATGAGAAACAAAATGTGGGTACTAACAATCGATATGACGATAATTTTATTGTTAATAGTGTGTATGGTAGTTCATATAAGGAAAACACTCATggtattaataataataataataataataataatagtaatagtaataatagtattaataatagtaataataatagtaataataatataaatcaaaaGAACGAAATAAAAGAGATTGATGAGAAATGTTCTTTTGGACATGTCCTAGAcacatttaataaatatgatataaataatgtggaagaaaaaaaaatcttcCCAATAAAAAATAGGAATTCCTTAGGAAACAATAAAattgattattataaattaaaggatggtatatatataaataaatatgagaataaaataatatacaataaggataaatatttatacaaaaCATCCTTATTGAAGTATgttaattattatatatatacaagaaatgataaattatatttgaatgaatataatatatcttatatatttattaagtATTCAACTTATATTGAGAATTTTGAGTTAAACTTTTCTTTTGTGATAGATGACATTGATCATGTTgacttttatttattgagCAATGAGAAGAATGTCATAAATATCCATAAACTTAAAAACAGACAGAATATAACCTTAAGAGGAAGGAAAGGTATGTATAAATGGTACAATAATAATGCTGATActgttttatataatgataaagaagaaaaggaaaaggaaaaagaaaaatataatatggaaacaaaaaaaaaaaaaaattatattcatatagACGATGGTAATGAAACAGAGGATATATCAGATTGTAATAGTAGTCTAAGTAGTGATACCGAAGaatataattcttatagtgatgataataattatgttgACAGTAATTCGATaaatcatcatcatcataataataatgataattatacaaGAGGGGAATTAGAAATAAGTAATAGTTTTTACCAATTGATAAATCAAAATGTACACGACAATATCTACGATGATAAGCACGTTTTGTTTGATGggaatatatttttttttgaaattgaaggagataaaaaaatgaagaataatataaaaaaatcaggtgtaaaaaaaaaaatacacgGACGTAGTAATTTTAACAATAATTGttatatgttatatgaACAATGGAAGATTAAAATGAGGAAACAAAGAAATAAAGAAGATgaatatgatgaaaaaaaaattggttataatgataatataaatcatGCTAATGGTTATATAAGTAATACtttcttttccttttataaagataagaaagaaaaattattatgtatacCTTTTATTATACGACCGAgagatttaaaaaatgttagAATCAATTTTGAATTTCTTTTcaagaatatatatttcaagGATGAGCTCAAATATGCActtaattattttgtagAACCATCACTAATTACCATAGTGACAAGGATGAATATGAGAAAGGATGATGAAGAGAATGATTTGATTAATAACGAAGGAGAAGATAATATACAAGAAGGGATTATATCATCACAGAATAATGATACAATTAAAGAGAATATATACAAGGATATTTTAGATAAAgatttgtttttttctatatcctattatttatatatacataataataatataaataaaatcCACCTTGTTGatattgaaaatataaaaacagataatattataaaaatggaatataaaaatactTATTGTGATTTTCTTAAAACtaataaaaaacatttGTATATTAAATATCAATTAAATTATGGAAGTATgttttttccttttaatataatatttaagaaattaatatttacaaatatGATTAAATTGCCATATGAAGATTATATAGaaagtataaataataaaataaaattacaAAACGAACATAAGAAAagtaaaattaaaatagatttaatatattcaaaaattGTAAAATGTAATGAATTATTTACTATAGAAGCTGTTATAACAAATAAGACGAATATAACTGAGGAggttattatatttttatatgacttaccaaaagaaaaagtaaaaaaaaaaaaaaaaaaaaaattagcTAGCCAAAATAAGGTAAAGCGAAAAAGTCAGATgagtattatatatgatgaaaaaaaaatatatgaatataatgaaataaataaaaataatgataatataaataatgataatatgaataatgttgatatagataattataatacaaataattataatgtcaataaaagaaatacattttttaatactCCTGATTATGAATCGTCATCCGGTGATTATACTTCATGTTCATCATCTTATTCTTCATACAACATggaatatttaataaatcaaGATGAATATCTTTTGGATGATGAAAATGGGGATGCCACAAGAAATGAATTACacatgaataatatattcaataatgtttcagaaaaaaaatatatcatatcAGGAATTCGAAgtatgaaaaatattttgttacCATATCAGACCTTACATATACATTGGTCCTTCATACCTCTTACATATGGGCTTATAACACTACCGaatgttttaataaaaagaaaaacaaaagtaaaaaataatgttaatGTGTTTGCTTCAAAGGATATTCAAATACTTGTAATATGA
- a CDS encoding prohibitin, putative produces the protein MERILSSIGKLSVVAGGISLIPYTFIYDVDGGERCVMFNRFGGVSENTFGEGSHFYVPWFQTPYIYDIKMKPKVINTTTGTRDLQIVTISLRLLFRPHTQHLPYLHSTLGPDYDERVLPSIGNEVLKAVVAKYNAESLLTQRDKISKEIRESITTRAKHFNILLDDVAITHLSYGKEFAKAIEDKQVAQQESERVKFIVAKTEQEKIAAVIKAQGEAEAAKLISSAVKEYGKSLIEIRKLEAAKEIAENLSKSKNVTYFPSNSNILLNPRDF, from the coding sequence ATGGAAAGAATATTATCTTCTATAGGAAAATTAAGTGTTGTAGCAGGGGGGATAAGTTTAATTccatatacatttatatatgatgtAGATGGAGGTGAAAGATGTGTGATGTTTAATCGTTTTGGAGGTGTGAGTGAAAATACATTTGGTGAGGGGAGTCATTTTTATGTACCTTGGTTTCAAACACcgtatatatatgatataaaaatgaaaccTAAAGTAATAAATACCACAACAGGTACTCGAGATTTACAAATTGTAACAATAAGTTTGAGATTATTATTTAGACCTCATACACAGCATTTACCATATTTACATAGTACCTTAGGACCTGATTATGATGAAAGAGTTTTACCTTCTATAGGAAATGAAGTACTTAAAGCTGTTGTGGCCAAATATAACGCAGAATCTTTATTAACACAAAGAGATAAAATATCAAAAGAAATACGAGAAAGTATAACAACAAGAGCTAAACAttttaacattttattaGATGATGTAGCTATTACACATTTAAGTTATGGTAAAGAATTTGCTAAAGCTATCGAAGATAAACAAGTTGCTCAGCAAGAAAGTGAAAGAGTAAAATTTATAGTAGCAAAAACGgaacaagaaaaaattgCGGCTGTTATTAAAGCACAAGGTGAAGCAGAAGCAGCTAAATTAATTTCATCAGCTGTTAAAGAATACGGTAAAAGTTTAATAGAAATAAGGAAATTAGAAGCTGCTAAAGAAATTGCTGAAAATTTAAGTAAATCAAAAAATGTAACTTATTTTCCATCtaattcaaatattttgttaaatCCTAGGgatttttaa
- a CDS encoding U6 snRNA-associated Sm-like protein LSm8, putative: MSSINIESYLENEILVITNDSRIFTGKLKGFDQTTNIILGNCHERIYKESMEKISLGVYIIRGDTVTLIGEIDEDVDKNILHQKIKPQMLKPIVH, translated from the exons ATGAGTTCTATAAATATTGAGTCATACTTAGAAA ATGAAATATTAGTAATAACAAATGATAGCCGAATATTCACAGGAAAATTAAAAGGCTTCGATCAGACgacaaatataattttagGAAATTGTCATGAGCGAATATATAAAGAGTCaatggaaaaaataagtttgggagtatatataattagaGGAGATACAgt AACCCTTATTGGAGAAATTGACGAAGAtgttgataaaaatattttgcatcaaaaaattaaacCCCAAATGTTAAAGCCG ATTGTACACTAA
- a CDS encoding prolyl 4-hydroxylase subunit alpha, putative produces MDVKKTIIKCSSTREFTNLDNSKKNEELLKNGKEDFNIHLYDNEIKYSDDMQTIINKVINEKNIHFYKKYSSYLLYLSNEKQINDSEGDDSYTNDENTKVFFKIQLNPQDMSIIYNIVDKKTIEKILSLCANKYKRSKTSIGYSNEKQEQYKLTNSINRTSSTVFLYTLRSRSVIEENQIDQDSSIVYTKDENIIELENTICNLVKIPLCYLEPLAIVKYEKNNYFNLHHDGSFRRATLLIYLNDVDKDGETIFPCHNLSIKPIQGSGVFWYNNISIDDDYAITYCTNKINQITYEEQNNKYHHILDENNNSSVFLRDSAKVYYPSSYSNTQEQPTTYFHNPFQDASFIKNNTTTNNPHTNINETSNEKTNSNNVLKKKKDLINFLNDKNNLQKYSIDLVYDELGNTYIADMTMVHQANRVTEQYKYVINCFFNVNIVRNI; encoded by the coding sequence ATGGATGTAAAAAAAACGATAATAAAATGCTCGAGTACAAGAGAATTCACAAACCTGGATAATTcgaaaaaaaatgaagaacttttaaaaaatggtAAGGAGGATTTTAATATTCATCTATATGATAAcgaaataaaatatagtGATGATATGCAGACAATAATTAACAAAgttataaatgaaaaaaatatacatttttataaaaaatattcttcttatttattatatttaagtaatgagaaacaaataaatgataGTGAAGGGGACGATAGTTATACAAACGACGAAAATACAAAagtattttttaaaatacaATTAAATCCACAGGATATgagtattatatataatatcgtagataaaaaaacaatcgaaaaaatattatccttatgcgcaaataaatataaaagaagtAAAACATCTATTGGATATTCAAATGAAAAACAGGAGCAATATAAATTGACGAATTCAATCAATCGTACAAGTTCTActgtatttttatatacattaagAAGTAGATCAGTAATTGAAGAAAATCAAATTGATCAAGATAGTTCTATAGTATATACaaaagatgaaaatataatagaaTTAGAAAATACAATTTGTAATTTGGTAAAAATACCTTTATGTTATTTAGAACCTTTAGCTATTgtaaaatatgaaaaaaataattatttcaaTTTACATCATGATGGATCATTTAGAAGAGCTACActcttaatatatttaaatgatgTTGATAAAGACGGAGAAACCATATTCCCTTGTCACAATTTATCCATTAAACCAATACAAGGTTCTGGTGTTTTCTGgtacaataatatatctatagATGATGATTATGCAATTACATATTGTactaataaaataaatcaaataaCATATGAAGAgcaaaataataaatatcatcatattttagatgaaaataataattcttctGTATTTCTTAGGGACAGTGCAAAAGTATATTATCCATCATCTTATTCAAATACACAAGAACAACCTACAACCTATTTTCATAATCCTTTTCAAGATGCTTCcttcataaaaaataatacaacaACAAACAACCCACACACCAATATAAATGAAACGTCTAATGAAAAAACCAATTCAAATAATgttcttaaaaaaaaaaaagatcTAATCAATTTTctaaatgataaaaataatttacaGAAATATTCAATTGACCTAGTTTATGACGAATTAGGAAATACATACATCGCAGATATGACAATGGTACATCAAGCAAATAGGGTAACTGAACAGTACaaatatgttattaattgtttttttaacGTAAATATAgttagaaatatataa